A section of the Streptomyces sp. SCL15-4 genome encodes:
- a CDS encoding GTP cyclohydrolase II yields the protein MPDLPAATPRARVRVPLRFADGYGADADLVTFHGLTDGREHLALVLGEPGPVPLVRLHSECLTGDVFGSARCDCGPQLREAVELIAGRGGVLLYLRQEGRGIGLYNKLDAYALQDDGLDTYEANAALGLPEDARDYTAAAQMLTALGVTELDLLSNNPDKAGQLRALGLTVRDRVPTGVFTTAHNIRYLRAKALQTRHTLTLTEPTEATAG from the coding sequence ATGCCCGACCTCCCCGCCGCCACCCCGCGCGCCCGCGTCCGGGTACCGCTGCGCTTCGCCGACGGCTACGGCGCCGACGCGGACCTCGTCACCTTCCACGGCCTCACCGACGGCCGGGAGCACCTCGCCCTCGTCCTGGGCGAGCCCGGCCCGGTGCCGCTGGTGCGGCTGCACTCCGAGTGCCTGACCGGCGACGTCTTCGGCTCCGCCCGCTGCGACTGCGGCCCGCAGCTGCGCGAGGCGGTCGAGCTGATCGCCGGCCGCGGCGGGGTCCTGCTCTACCTCCGCCAGGAGGGCCGGGGCATCGGCCTCTACAACAAGCTCGACGCGTACGCCCTCCAGGACGACGGGCTCGACACCTACGAGGCGAACGCCGCCCTCGGCCTCCCGGAGGACGCCCGCGACTACACGGCCGCCGCCCAGATGCTCACCGCCCTCGGCGTCACGGAGCTGGACCTGCTGTCCAACAACCCCGACAAGGCGGGCCAGTTGCGCGCGCTGGGCCTCACCGTCCGGGACCGGGTGCCCACCGGCGTCTTCACCACCGCCCACAACATCCGCTACCTGCGCGCCAAGGCCCTCCAGACCCGGCACACCCTCACACTGACCGAACCGACGGAGGCGACAGCGGGCTGA
- a CDS encoding MarR family transcriptional regulator — MTTRWLTPEEQRAWRAYIAASRLLEDAIDRQLQQDGGMPHLFYSVLANLSDAPGRRLRMTDLAEALKITRSRLTYVVNRLERDGLVRRENCAEDKRASLAVLTEEGTAVLERTAPGHVETVRALLFDRLTAEQVGQLEAICTGIAHGLQGEGTAAGGGDVPWRRRSSCS; from the coding sequence ATGACGACCCGCTGGCTCACTCCGGAGGAGCAGCGCGCCTGGCGCGCCTACATCGCCGCCTCCCGCCTCCTGGAGGACGCGATCGACCGGCAGCTCCAGCAGGACGGCGGCATGCCGCACCTGTTCTACTCGGTGCTGGCCAACCTCTCCGACGCGCCCGGGCGGCGGCTGCGCATGACCGATCTCGCCGAGGCGCTGAAGATCACCCGCAGCCGGCTGACGTACGTCGTGAACCGGCTGGAGCGGGACGGCCTGGTGCGCCGGGAGAACTGCGCCGAGGACAAACGCGCCTCGCTCGCGGTGCTGACGGAGGAGGGGACGGCCGTGCTGGAGCGGACGGCGCCCGGGCACGTCGAGACGGTCCGCGCGCTGCTGTTCGACCGGCTCACCGCGGAGCAGGTGGGGCAGCTGGAGGCGATCTGTACGGGGATCGCGCACGGGCTGCAGGGCGAGGGGACCGCGGCGGGCGGGGGCGACGTTCCCTGGCGGCGCCGCTCGTCCTGCTCCTGA
- a CDS encoding dihydrofolate reductase family protein, giving the protein MPLPYVLLSAAVSLDGYLDDTGPERLLLSGPADFDRVDEVRASADAILVGAGTIRADNPRLLVNSAERRAARRAAGRPAYPLKVTVTGSGDLDPAARFWHTGGDKLVYTTDSGAVRASRLLGNIADVVPLGPALDWRALLEHLHDVRGVERLMVEGGGTVHTQLLAEGLADELQLVLAPLLVGDPAAPRLFGPGAYQEGRLRLLDTRRIEDVVLMRYAPTAPGTAAATAADRHWLRTACELAALCPPSRTAFSVGAVVVAADGTELARGHSREGGDAVVHAEEAALAKTDPADPRLAGATVYSSLEPCTRRASRPAPCAELILRAGVRRVVTAWREPDTFVTAADGAGVLSAAGVRVVVLPELEELAKAPNAHLPG; this is encoded by the coding sequence ATGCCCCTGCCGTACGTGCTGCTGTCCGCCGCCGTCTCCCTCGACGGCTATCTGGACGACACGGGCCCCGAACGGCTCCTGCTGTCCGGCCCGGCCGACTTCGACCGGGTCGACGAGGTGCGGGCCTCGGCCGACGCCATCCTCGTCGGTGCCGGCACGATCCGCGCCGACAACCCCCGTCTGCTGGTCAACTCCGCCGAGCGGCGCGCGGCCCGGCGCGCGGCGGGCCGGCCGGCGTATCCGCTGAAGGTCACGGTCACCGGCTCCGGCGACCTCGACCCGGCGGCGCGCTTCTGGCACACCGGCGGCGACAAGCTCGTCTACACCACCGACTCCGGCGCCGTACGGGCCTCGCGCCTCCTCGGGAACATCGCCGACGTGGTCCCGCTCGGTCCCGCGCTGGACTGGCGGGCCCTGCTGGAGCACCTGCACGACGTGCGCGGGGTGGAGCGGCTGATGGTCGAGGGCGGTGGCACGGTCCACACCCAGCTCCTGGCGGAGGGCCTCGCCGACGAACTCCAGCTGGTTCTCGCCCCGCTGCTCGTCGGCGACCCGGCGGCCCCGCGGCTGTTCGGGCCCGGTGCCTACCAAGAGGGACGCCTGCGCCTGCTGGACACCCGCCGGATCGAGGACGTCGTCCTCATGCGCTACGCCCCCACGGCCCCCGGCACGGCCGCCGCCACCGCCGCCGACCGCCACTGGCTGCGCACCGCCTGCGAGCTGGCGGCCCTGTGCCCGCCGTCGCGGACGGCGTTCAGCGTCGGCGCGGTCGTGGTCGCCGCCGACGGCACGGAACTGGCCCGGGGCCACTCGCGCGAGGGCGGCGACGCGGTGGTGCACGCCGAGGAGGCGGCGCTCGCGAAGACCGATCCCGCCGACCCGCGCCTCGCCGGCGCCACCGTGTACTCCAGCCTGGAGCCGTGCACCCGCCGCGCCTCCCGGCCGGCGCCCTGTGCCGAGCTGATCCTGCGGGCGGGAGTGCGCCGGGTGGTCACCGCCTGGCGGGAGCCCGACACCTTCGTCACGGCGGCCGACGGAGCGGGCGTGCTGAGCGCGGCGGGCGTACGGGTCGTCGTCCTGCCGGAGCTGGAGGAACTGGCCAAGGCGCCGAACGCCCATCTGCCGGGCTGA
- a CDS encoding M23 family metallopeptidase yields MASNRPVPEAPSIPAQRESEPETFGYGAYRADEGPWEEWNPTEDSVAPVRGRHRVAKQRGGFARSSTVLGVGVMAAVGAGGMASANTGKPPVSISLPDLPSVGSLFHDGSGADRPAAEATTLSTVAVASDPGQDSADAGEVLRNRIMAQAEQQQGQADSRAAAAALVAAEKQTARAAAEAEREAAAKAAAAKEKAEADAEKAEAEAKKAAEEKRLAELARQYALPTSSYTITSTFGQAGSMWSSGHHTGLDFAAPTGTLIKAVHSGTITEAAMAGAYGYRTILTLDDGTELWFCHQSSINVTAGQKVATGEVIGRVGATGNVTGPHLHLEVHPGGSPTGIDPMAWLRDKGLTP; encoded by the coding sequence GTGGCGTCCAACCGGCCTGTCCCCGAAGCCCCGTCCATACCGGCACAGCGCGAGTCCGAGCCCGAGACCTTCGGCTACGGTGCCTACCGCGCCGACGAGGGCCCGTGGGAGGAATGGAACCCCACCGAGGACTCCGTCGCACCGGTCCGCGGCCGGCACCGGGTTGCCAAGCAGCGCGGCGGCTTCGCGCGCAGCTCCACCGTCCTCGGCGTCGGCGTCATGGCCGCCGTCGGCGCGGGCGGCATGGCCAGCGCCAACACCGGCAAGCCGCCGGTCTCCATCTCCCTGCCGGACCTGCCCTCGGTCGGCTCCCTCTTCCACGACGGCTCCGGCGCCGACCGGCCCGCCGCCGAGGCCACCACGCTCAGCACCGTCGCCGTGGCCTCCGACCCGGGCCAGGACAGCGCCGACGCGGGCGAGGTGCTCCGCAACCGGATCATGGCGCAGGCCGAGCAGCAGCAGGGCCAGGCCGACAGCAGGGCGGCCGCCGCCGCGCTCGTCGCCGCCGAGAAGCAGACCGCGCGGGCCGCCGCCGAGGCCGAGCGGGAGGCCGCCGCCAAGGCCGCCGCCGCGAAGGAGAAGGCGGAGGCCGACGCGGAGAAGGCCGAGGCCGAGGCCAAGAAGGCGGCGGAGGAGAAGCGGCTGGCCGAGCTGGCCAGGCAGTACGCGCTCCCGACCTCCTCGTACACGATCACCTCGACCTTCGGGCAGGCCGGCTCGATGTGGTCCTCCGGCCACCACACCGGACTCGACTTCGCCGCGCCCACCGGCACCCTGATCAAGGCCGTGCACAGCGGCACGATCACCGAGGCGGCCATGGCCGGCGCGTACGGCTACCGCACCATCCTCACCCTGGACGACGGCACCGAGCTGTGGTTCTGCCACCAGTCCTCGATCAACGTCACGGCCGGCCAGAAGGTCGCCACCGGCGAGGTCATCGGCCGCGTCGGCGCCACCGGCAACGTCACCGGCCCGCACCTGCACCTGGAAGTCCACCCCGGCGGCTCGCCCACCGGCATCGACCCGATGGCGTGGCTGCGCGACAAGGGCCTCACCCCCTGA
- a CDS encoding aldo/keto reductase encodes MTSLRTLGSSDLEVFPLCLGGNVFGWTADEQASFAVLDAYTAAGGNFVDTADVYSAWADGNKGGESETILGAWLKARGNRSDVIIATKVSQHPEYQGLSAANIKAAADASLRRLGTDHIDLYYTHFDQPEVPVEEIIGALDELVKAGKVRHIAASNITAERLRESLEFSDREGLARYVALQPHYNLVSRDTYEGPLQELVAREGLSVVPYFALASGFLTGKYRPGESVDSARADRVGDYVASERGQKVLTALDEVAAARRAPVATVALAWLAAQPTVTAPIASARTVEQLPALLGVAELELTDEEVARLTEASA; translated from the coding sequence ATGACGTCACTTCGTACACTCGGCTCCTCCGATCTTGAAGTCTTCCCGCTCTGCCTCGGCGGCAACGTCTTCGGCTGGACCGCCGACGAGCAGGCCTCCTTCGCCGTCCTCGACGCCTACACCGCGGCCGGCGGCAACTTCGTCGACACCGCCGACGTCTACTCGGCCTGGGCCGACGGCAACAAGGGCGGCGAGTCGGAGACCATCCTCGGCGCGTGGCTGAAGGCCCGCGGCAACCGCTCCGACGTGATCATCGCGACCAAGGTCAGCCAGCACCCGGAGTACCAGGGCCTGTCGGCCGCCAACATCAAGGCCGCCGCCGACGCCTCGCTGCGCCGCCTGGGCACCGACCACATCGACCTCTACTACACCCACTTCGACCAGCCCGAGGTGCCGGTCGAGGAGATCATCGGCGCGCTGGACGAGCTGGTGAAGGCCGGCAAGGTCCGGCACATCGCCGCCTCCAACATCACCGCCGAGCGCCTGCGCGAGTCCCTGGAGTTCTCCGACCGCGAGGGCCTCGCCCGCTATGTCGCCCTCCAGCCGCACTACAACCTGGTCTCCCGCGACACCTACGAGGGCCCGCTGCAGGAACTCGTCGCCCGCGAGGGCCTGTCCGTCGTCCCGTACTTCGCGCTCGCCTCGGGCTTCCTGACCGGCAAGTACCGGCCCGGCGAGAGCGTCGACAGCGCCCGCGCCGACCGGGTCGGCGACTACGTGGCCTCCGAGCGCGGCCAGAAGGTCCTGACGGCCCTGGACGAGGTCGCCGCCGCCCGCCGGGCCCCGGTCGCCACGGTCGCCCTGGCCTGGCTCGCCGCCCAGCCGACGGTCACCGCCCCGATCGCCTCGGCCCGCACGGTGGAGCAGCTGCCCGCGCTGCTCGGCGTGGCGGAGCTGGAACTCACGGATGAGGAAGTGGCGAGGCTGACGGAGGCCTCGGCCTGA
- a CDS encoding PrsW family intramembrane metalloprotease codes for MATSPPSAICPPSPGDGVLRHPHWWQRRWVRYGAPSTLLALSGLVILALVRRQTGTDGFLVGLGLAVLPVPWLLAAFRWLDRVEPGPWRNLVFSFAWGACAAALIAIVANSFATEWIATSTADPASADTLGATVIAPIVEESAKAAAVLLVFLFRRRDFTGIVDGVVIAGITATGFAFTENILYLGTAFGTDQLTGDRGIASVTAATFFVRIVMSPFAHPLFTVLTGIGFGVAALSAERRSARRILLPVCGLLLAMGMHALWNGSATFGQYGFLAVYGGFMVPVFGLVTWLAVWTRQRELRLVRTELPAYVLAGWLGPAEPFALGSMRARRMARDYARHHHGRPAAREVARYERYATSLAFLRRRGHAGKAGADFVPRERELLEELWKRRHLARPALEYAGRAAAAVPVYRAAAPYGHPAVPYPLYNPYRT; via the coding sequence GTGGCCACCAGTCCTCCGTCCGCGATCTGTCCTCCGAGCCCCGGCGACGGTGTGCTCCGCCACCCGCACTGGTGGCAGCGCAGGTGGGTGCGGTACGGGGCGCCGAGCACGCTGCTGGCGCTGTCCGGGCTGGTCATCCTGGCGCTCGTGCGGCGGCAGACCGGCACGGACGGGTTCCTCGTCGGGCTCGGGCTGGCCGTGCTGCCGGTGCCCTGGCTGCTGGCCGCCTTCCGGTGGCTGGACCGGGTGGAGCCGGGCCCCTGGCGGAACCTGGTGTTCTCGTTCGCCTGGGGAGCCTGCGCGGCGGCGCTGATAGCCATCGTGGCCAACAGCTTCGCCACGGAGTGGATCGCCACCTCCACCGCCGACCCGGCGAGCGCCGACACCCTCGGCGCCACGGTGATAGCGCCGATCGTGGAGGAGTCCGCGAAGGCCGCCGCCGTACTGCTGGTCTTCCTGTTCCGCAGACGCGACTTCACCGGGATCGTGGACGGCGTGGTGATAGCGGGGATCACCGCCACCGGGTTCGCGTTCACCGAGAACATCCTCTACCTCGGCACGGCCTTCGGGACCGACCAGCTCACCGGCGACCGGGGCATCGCCTCCGTCACCGCCGCCACCTTCTTCGTGCGCATCGTGATGTCCCCGTTCGCGCATCCCCTGTTCACCGTCCTGACCGGCATCGGCTTCGGCGTCGCCGCGCTGTCCGCCGAGCGCCGGTCCGCCCGGCGGATCCTCCTGCCGGTGTGCGGACTGCTGCTCGCGATGGGCATGCACGCCCTCTGGAACGGCTCGGCCACCTTCGGGCAGTACGGGTTCCTCGCCGTGTACGGCGGCTTCATGGTGCCCGTGTTCGGGCTGGTGACCTGGCTCGCGGTCTGGACCCGGCAGCGGGAGCTGCGCCTGGTACGGACGGAGCTGCCGGCGTATGTGCTGGCCGGGTGGCTCGGGCCGGCCGAGCCGTTCGCGCTCGGATCGATGCGGGCGCGCCGGATGGCCCGGGACTACGCCCGGCACCACCACGGCCGTCCGGCGGCACGGGAGGTGGCCCGCTACGAGAGGTACGCCACCTCGCTCGCGTTCCTGCGGCGGCGCGGGCACGCCGGCAAGGCCGGAGCGGACTTCGTCCCGCGGGAGCGGGAGCTGCTGGAGGAGCTGTGGAAGCGGCGGCATCTGGCCCGGCCGGCGCTGGAGTACGCGGGCCGGGCCGCCGCCGCGGTCCCGGTGTACCGGGCGGCGGCGCCGTACGGACACCCGGCGGTGCCCTACCCCCTGTACAACCCGTACCGGACCTGA
- the trmB gene encoding tRNA (guanosine(46)-N7)-methyltransferase TrmB has product MSDSLNTPAPPPAPGDPARPARAKGEPRFPDGPKADPAGSHFERRIRSFQPRRSRVTAGQAEALRRLWPVWGLDIDGQRVIDPAELFGNDRPVVLEIGFGMGEATARMAAGDPDTNILAVDVHTPGQGNLLALAERGGLSNVRVGNGDAIILLREMLRPDALDGLRVYFPDPWPKKRHHKRRLIQPEFLTLAAARLKPGALLHCATDWEPYAEQMLMVLTAHPDFENTRPDGGFAPRPEFRPLTRFEGQGLDKGHVVNDLLFRRVPHRRDG; this is encoded by the coding sequence GTGTCTGACTCCCTGAACACCCCCGCACCCCCGCCCGCCCCCGGTGACCCCGCCCGGCCCGCCCGGGCCAAGGGCGAACCGCGCTTCCCGGACGGGCCGAAGGCGGACCCCGCCGGTTCGCACTTCGAGCGGCGGATCCGGAGCTTCCAGCCGCGGCGCAGCCGGGTGACGGCCGGGCAGGCCGAGGCGTTGCGGCGGCTGTGGCCCGTGTGGGGGCTGGACATCGACGGGCAGCGGGTGATCGACCCGGCCGAGCTGTTCGGCAACGACCGTCCCGTGGTCCTGGAGATCGGGTTCGGGATGGGCGAGGCCACCGCGCGGATGGCTGCGGGCGACCCGGACACCAACATCCTCGCCGTCGACGTGCACACGCCAGGCCAGGGCAACCTGCTGGCCCTCGCCGAACGCGGCGGCCTGTCCAACGTCCGGGTGGGCAACGGCGACGCGATCATCCTGCTGCGCGAGATGCTCCGCCCGGACGCGCTGGACGGGCTGCGCGTCTACTTCCCCGACCCCTGGCCCAAGAAGCGGCACCACAAGCGGCGGCTCATCCAGCCGGAGTTCCTGACGCTCGCCGCGGCCCGGCTGAAGCCCGGCGCGCTGCTGCACTGCGCGACGGACTGGGAGCCGTACGCCGAGCAGATGCTCATGGTGCTCACCGCGCACCCGGACTTCGAGAACACCCGGCCGGACGGCGGTTTCGCGCCGCGCCCGGAGTTCCGGCCGCTGACCCGTTTCGAGGGACAGGGACTGGACAAGGGACACGTCGTGAACGATCTGCTGTTCCGGCGTGTACCGCACCGCCGGGACGGATAG
- the lhgO gene encoding L-2-hydroxyglutarate oxidase: MPGGAYDCDVLVIGGGIVGLSAAYAITRAAPGTRVTVLEKEDGPARHQTGRNSGVIHSGIYYRPGSLKARYAVRGAAEMVKFCAEYGVPHAVTGKLIVATERAELPRLHALVQRGRENGIPVRELGPAQIAGFEPEVRGLAAIHVGTTGVCDYAGVARELARASGSEIRYGARVVRVDRRPERGVAVRTAAGDVVRGRVLVNCAGLHCDEVARLTGDEPGMRIVPFRGEYYELARPELVRGLVYPVPDPAFPFLGVHLTRGIDGSVHIGPNAVPALAREGYGWTVLRPRELAGTLAWPGAWAIARRHWRYGAGELRRSVSKGAFLEAVRRLLPGVEAGDLVPAPAGVRAQAVLRDGTLVDDFLIREGARAVHVLNAPSPAATASLPIGREIGRRALAMLRAPE; encoded by the coding sequence GTGCCGGGCGGGGCGTACGACTGTGATGTGCTCGTGATCGGCGGGGGGATCGTCGGGCTGTCGGCGGCGTACGCGATCACGCGGGCGGCGCCGGGCACGCGCGTGACCGTGCTGGAGAAGGAGGACGGGCCGGCCCGGCACCAGACGGGACGCAACAGCGGGGTCATCCACAGCGGGATCTACTACCGCCCGGGCTCGCTCAAGGCGCGGTACGCGGTGCGCGGCGCCGCCGAGATGGTGAAGTTCTGCGCCGAGTACGGCGTCCCGCACGCCGTCACCGGCAAGCTGATCGTCGCCACCGAGCGGGCGGAGCTGCCGCGGCTGCACGCGCTCGTGCAGCGGGGCCGGGAGAACGGCATCCCGGTGCGGGAGCTGGGACCCGCGCAGATCGCCGGGTTCGAACCGGAGGTGCGCGGCCTGGCCGCGATACACGTCGGCACGACCGGCGTGTGCGACTACGCGGGCGTGGCCCGGGAGCTGGCCCGCGCCTCCGGGTCGGAGATCCGCTACGGCGCCCGGGTCGTCCGGGTGGACCGGCGGCCGGAGCGGGGTGTGGCCGTGCGCACCGCCGCCGGGGACGTCGTGCGCGGGCGCGTGCTGGTGAACTGCGCCGGGCTGCACTGCGACGAGGTGGCGCGGCTGACCGGGGACGAGCCCGGGATGCGGATCGTGCCGTTCCGCGGGGAGTACTACGAACTGGCCCGGCCCGAGCTGGTGCGGGGCCTGGTGTATCCGGTGCCCGACCCGGCGTTCCCGTTCCTCGGCGTGCACCTGACCCGCGGGATCGACGGGAGCGTGCACATCGGGCCCAACGCGGTGCCGGCGCTGGCCCGCGAGGGGTACGGCTGGACGGTCCTGCGGCCCCGCGAGCTGGCCGGCACCCTGGCGTGGCCGGGCGCGTGGGCGATCGCCCGGCGGCACTGGCGGTACGGGGCGGGCGAGCTGCGCCGCTCGGTGTCCAAGGGGGCGTTCCTGGAGGCGGTGCGCAGACTGCTGCCCGGCGTGGAGGCCGGGGACCTGGTGCCGGCGCCGGCCGGGGTGCGGGCGCAGGCGGTGCTGCGCGACGGGACGCTGGTGGACGACTTCCTGATCCGGGAGGGCGCGCGGGCCGTGCACGTGCTGAACGCGCCCTCGCCCGCGGCCACCGCCTCGCTGCCGATCGGACGCGAGATCGGGCGCCGGGCGCTGGCCATGCTCCGGGCGCCGGAGTGA
- a CDS encoding MFS transporter: protein MSREQRGPNEKLGAVLALAGISNAGLARRVNDLGAQRGLTLRYDKTSVARWVSKGMVPQGAAPHLIAAAIGQKLGRPVPLHEIGLADADPAPEVGLAFPRDVAQAVKSATELYRLDLAGRRAGSGGIWQSLAGSFAVSAYATPASRWLITPADSSVAREAGAAEGSGAPLKVGHSDVQKLREAAEDARRWDSKYGGGDWRSSMVPECLRVEAAPLLLGSYSDEVGRALFGASAELTRLAGWMAFDTGQQEAAQRYYIQALRLARAAADVPLGGYVLASMSLQATYRGFGDEGVDLAQAALERNRGLATARTMSFFRLVEARAHARAGDAQAAGTALKAAESWLERSRPGDNDPSWLGFYGYDRFAADAAECYRDLKAPRQVRRFTEHALSKPTEEFVRSHGLRLVVSAVAELESGNLDAACEQGVRAVEVAGRISSARTTEYVKDLLHRLEPYGDEPRVVELRERARPLLMAPA from the coding sequence ATGTCCAGGGAGCAACGCGGGCCGAACGAAAAGCTCGGCGCCGTTCTCGCCCTCGCGGGAATCAGCAACGCCGGACTCGCCCGGCGCGTCAACGACCTTGGCGCCCAGCGCGGGCTGACGCTTCGCTACGACAAGACGTCGGTGGCGCGCTGGGTGTCGAAGGGCATGGTGCCCCAGGGTGCCGCGCCGCACCTGATCGCCGCCGCCATCGGCCAGAAGCTCGGCCGTCCCGTGCCGCTGCACGAGATCGGCCTGGCGGACGCGGACCCCGCGCCCGAGGTGGGCCTCGCCTTCCCCAGGGACGTGGCCCAGGCGGTGAAGTCGGCCACCGAGCTGTACCGCCTCGACCTGGCCGGCCGCCGGGCCGGTTCCGGCGGCATCTGGCAGTCCCTCGCCGGATCGTTCGCAGTGAGCGCGTACGCAACGCCCGCCTCGCGCTGGCTGATAACCCCCGCCGACAGCTCGGTCGCGCGGGAGGCGGGCGCCGCCGAGGGCTCCGGCGCACCGCTCAAAGTCGGCCACAGCGATGTGCAGAAGCTGCGGGAGGCCGCCGAGGACGCCCGGCGCTGGGACTCCAAATACGGCGGCGGCGACTGGCGTTCGTCGATGGTGCCGGAGTGCCTGCGGGTGGAGGCGGCACCGCTGCTGCTCGGCTCCTACTCCGACGAGGTGGGCCGCGCCCTGTTCGGCGCCTCGGCCGAACTCACCCGGCTCGCGGGCTGGATGGCCTTCGACACCGGACAGCAGGAGGCCGCGCAGCGCTACTACATCCAGGCGCTGCGCCTCGCGCGCGCGGCGGCGGACGTCCCCCTCGGAGGCTATGTCCTCGCCTCCATGTCGTTGCAGGCCACCTACCGTGGCTTCGGCGACGAGGGCGTGGACCTCGCGCAGGCCGCGCTGGAGCGGAACCGGGGCCTGGCCACCGCCCGCACCATGAGCTTCTTCCGGCTGGTCGAGGCGCGGGCGCACGCGCGCGCCGGTGACGCGCAGGCGGCCGGCACCGCGCTGAAGGCGGCGGAGAGCTGGCTGGAGCGCTCCCGGCCCGGCGACAACGACCCCTCCTGGCTGGGTTTCTACGGATACGACCGGTTCGCCGCGGACGCCGCGGAGTGCTACCGGGACCTGAAGGCGCCCCGGCAGGTGCGGCGGTTCACCGAGCACGCCTTGTCGAAGCCGACGGAGGAGTTCGTGCGGTCGCACGGGCTGCGGCTGGTGGTGTCGGCCGTCGCCGAGCTGGAGTCCGGGAACCTCGACGCGGCGTGCGAGCAGGGCGTGCGGGCCGTGGAGGTGGCGGGGCGGATCTCGTCCGCCCGGACCACCGAGTACGTGAAGGACCTCCTGCACCGGCTGGAGCCGTACGGGGACGAGCCGCGGGTGGTGGAGCTGCGGGAGCGGGCCCGGCCGCTTCTGATGGCACCGGCGTAG